From Lysobacter lycopersici:
TGGCGAAACTCATCCAGGCGAACGCCGGCATCCGCGACATCGACGACTGCAAGGCGAAACTCGGCCACGAACTGTCGGACTGCCTGTGGTCGATCCTCGTGCTCGCGCACAAATGCGGCATCGACTTGGAAACCGAGTTCGCCAGGAACACCCGCGAACTGAGCGAGTACGTTTCCGGTGAACTGGACACCTGACAAAAACCTGCACGGCAACGCAAACCTACTGATGCTGGAGTATTGAACCCCTGCCTTTCCCTCTCCCCTTTGTGGGAGAGGGTGGCGCGTAGCGCCGGGAGAGGGGAATCATTGCGACAAACGCCCCTCTCCTGCCCTTCGGGCATCCTCCCCCACGAGGGGGGAGGAAAAAGCAAACGCAACAAAAAAGCCCCGCCGAAGCGGGGCTTTTTCGTGACGATGACGCGTTCGATCAGAAGCGGTACTGCGCGGCGACGCCGAACAGGTCGGCATGGCCGTGGAAATCGCCGGTCAGCTCCGTTCCGAGCGAGGTGAACGCATCGATGCTCGGGCTCTTGATGCTGATGTGCTGGTAGGCCGCGTCGATGCTCAGCGCATCGGTCGCATGCCAGGTCACGCCGACCGAGAGCAGGGTGCGGTCGTTGTCGGGCAGGCGCGGGGTGCGCGTGTCGTCGTGGGTCGGGGTCTCGTCCTTGGCCACGCCACCGCGCAGGGTCCAGGCGGGGTTGATGTCCCATTCCGCGCCCAGCGACACCAGCGTGCTGTCCCTCCACTCGAAGCCTTCGCTCGACGGCGCCTGGTAGGGATTCTCGAAATGGATGTCGACCGACTTCAGCGAATGCCAATCGGTGCGCTGCACGTCGCCCATCAGGCGGAACGAATCGGTGAAGTCGTAGCGCAGGCTGAGGGTATCGGTGCTCGGCGTGGTCAGCGCGGCGCTGGCATTGGTCGGCACGAAGCCGTTGCCGAGCGCGAGCAGGGTCGGGAGCTGCGCGTAGCAGGGGTTACCCGCCGGCGCCAACATGCATTGCGCGGCCATCTGCCGGAACAGCGGCTGCGTGCCCGCGAACGAGGCCGGCGCGTTGAAGGTGGCGTCGCCCTTGATGTCCTGGTCGATTTCCGAGCGGTGCGAATAGCCGATCGCGAACCGATCGGTCGGGCGCCATTCGAAACCGGCGACCCAGCCGAAACCATGCGAATCGCCGCTGACCTTGGCCAGGCCATCGGCCGTGCCCGGGATCGCGCCGGGGATACCGGCGGAAGCCATGATCAGGCCGTAGTCGACCATTTCCGACAAGGTGACGTCGGCCTTCTCGTAGATGAAGCCGAGGCCGACCGAGAAGCGCGGATCCAGCTTGACCGCCGCCGACAGGGTCAGGTCGACGGTCTTCACGTCCGAGGTCACGGCGTTGTAGCGCCCGACCCAGTCGCTGTCGTATTCGGTCTTGAGGCCGAACGGCGCGCTGACGCTGGCGCCAAGGGTGAGCTTCTCGAGCGCGCCGTGCATCGGGAACACCGCCGCGATCGCCGGCACCGGGGTCGCGTCGCCCGGATCACCGCCGTTGCCGCCGCTGACCGGCATGCCGAGCGCATTGTGCGCGCTGCCGTCGAACTTGGCGGTGAGGTCGATGACGGTGACGTCGGCCTGGACCGTGTTCTGGTCGATGAAGCCCATCGCGCCGGGGTTGTTGCTGACCACCGCGGCATCGCCGTTGGCGACGGCGGTGCCGGCCTGGCTGCGGCCGAGGTTCTTGACGCTGTTCTCGCGCAGCTGGAAGCCCGAGGCATGCGCCTGGCCGAAGGCGAGCGCGCCGGCGATGCCGATTGCAAGCGCGGAAAACTGGGTGAAGCGGGAAGCGTTGGACATGGAACGGTCTCCGATGGATTTTTGGTCTGTGCGGCCGCGCTACGGCAACCTGCACCGGCACCCATCGGATTCTCCCTCCCCGACGGTCGACGCCGACCATACTATAGCGAAGGTTTAACCCTTCGGTAACATCCCGGAAGCCACGGAAACGGGGCGATTTCCCCCCGGAGCGGTTCATGTTCGTCAGCCTGCCCCGCCGCCACCGCCCCAGCCTGCGCTGGGCCTGCCCGCTGCTGTTCGGGCTGCTGTGGCTGGCGTTCTTCTGGTACAGCACCCGGGCCCCGGCGGCCCAGCAAGCCCTGCTCCAGGCCTGGGGCGCGCTCGATGGCGGTCCCGGCACCCGGCTGGACCTGCAAGCCGTGCTGCGCCTGTTCACCGCCCTGTTCCTGCACGCCGGCTGGGCGCACCTGCTCGGCAACCTCGTGTTCCTGCTGATCTTCGGCCTGCCCGCCGAGAAAGTGCTGGGCCCGTGGCGGTTCCTGCTGCTGTTCCTGATCGGCGGCGCGATCGCCAACTTGGCTGCCGTGCTGGTGCTGGCCGGTCCGCGCAGCATCATCATCGGCGCCAGCGGCGCGATTTCCGCGCTGATCGGCGCCTACCTCGCGCTGTTCCCGAACGCACGCCTCGGCGTGGTGCTGCCGCTGGGCCTGTTCCTCGAATTCGTGCGCGCGCCGGCCTCGCTGCTGATCGGCATCTGGGCGCTGCTGCAGGTGGTGTTCGCCTACATCGGCCCGGCGTTCGGCATGGTCGCCTGGGCCGCGCACGTCGCCGGCTTCCTGTTCGGCGGCGTGTTCGCGCTGCTGGTGCGGCGCGCGGTGGAACGGCGGCTGCGCCGGCAGAAGAGTTACTGAGCAGGGGTCGGGGAATCGCGCCGGCTCATGCTGCTCTTCCCTGACCTCTGATGCCCGGCCCCTGACTCCTGATCCCTATAATCCGCGCATGCGCAAGCCGCTGTACAAGGTGACCTTCCTCAACGCCGGGCGCGTGTACGAGCTGTACGCGAAGCACGTCGCCGCGAGTTCGCTGTGGGGCTTCACCGAAGTTTCCGACCTGGTGTTCGACGCGCGCGACGGCGTGGTGGTCGATCCGACCGAGGAACGCCTGCGCGACGAATTCGGCGGCACCCGCGTGCTGCACCTGCCGATGCAGAGCATCGTGCGCGTGGAGGAAGTGGAGAAGAAGGGCCAGTCCGCGATCCGCGACGCGGCGACCGGCGAAACGGTGGTGACGCCGTTCCCGCTGCCGGCGAAGCCGAGGTAGGTCTCTCAGGAGGAAGAATCATGTCTCCGTCAGTGCGCATCATCTGCGTTTTCAGCGTCTGCATCTTCACCGCCGCTTGCAGCAAATCTTCCGCTCAAACTGCGGATGCGAAAGCTCCGAAGGATGGGTTTCAAGAAATGATGGAGATGGCCAACGGGAAATGGGAAACGGCAACACTTGGCCCTTGGGAATGCCAGGTGCCCGCTGTATCGCACAAAGAAGTCCTGACATGCACTCTTGACGGCAAAATGGTCTTCAACGCAATCGGCGCGCCGGGGCAAGGCGCCCTCATCGGGGTGCCGGAGGATGCTCGCTCCTCGTCGTTTATTTCGGTTCGCGTGGACTCCTCCGGCGCCGTTAAAGACCTGAGTTATGACGGCCTGTCGAATGCAGGCGAACTCGTTCGGCATGTTGAAGATCGAGATGTCGACGGCCAGCCTGATAGGATCGTGGATTTCCGTACACATGCACAGAGCGTACGCATCAACGGCCAGATGCTTGATTTGACCAAGATTGGCTTGGATGAATCCAAGCGCGTCGTCTATACAACCAAGGTCGATGGCGTGGAGAAGCGGGTTCTACTGGACCGTTACCCGTTCCCGCTTGAAGACCTGCCTACACACATCACGCCGCTGAACGAATGACGGTGGCTAATGGCGGGTCAAGACCCGCCCTACATGAGGTGACTCAACCCTTCGGCGACACCGCCGCCTGCGCCACCGGCTTCTTCAGTTCCTGCAACGCCGCGGTGATCGGTGCATCGCCGGGGAGCACGTCGCCCGCATTGGTGCCGGCATCGTCCTCGTCCTCGCCCTGCAAATGCCCGGGCAACGACGCTTCCGTGTACGGCATGTCGCCGTCTTCCGCTTCTTTCTCAGCCGTCGCCTTGTCCGGCACCAGCGTCACGTCCGGCACGATGCCCACGCCCTGGATCGACTTGCCGCTGGGCGTGTAATAACGCGCGGTGGTGAGCTTGACCGAATCGCCGTTGTCCAGCGGCAACAGCGTCTGCACCAGCCCCTTGCCGAAGGTGCGGCTGCCGACGATCTTCGCGCGATGCAGGTCGCGCAACGCACCGGACAGCACTTCGGTCGCGCTCGCCGAACCGGCGTCGACCAGCGCAACGACGGGCGCGCCGTGCATGCGGTCGCCGGGCGTCGCGCGGAAGGTCGCGTCGTTGCCGGGCATGCGCCCGCGCGTGCTGACGATCACGCCGCTGTCGAGCAGGTCATCGGCGATCTGCACCGCGGACGTGAGCAAGCCACCGGGATTGCTGCGCAAATCGAGCACGAGCCCGCGCAGCTTGCCGCCGGACTGCGCCTGCAGCTTGTCGAGGTTCTTTTCGAAATCGGCGGCGGTGTCGGTCTGGAATTCGCTGATGCGGATGTAGCCGTAGCCGGGTTCGAGCATGCGGCTGCGCACGCTGGCGACGCGGATGGTGTCGCGCTTGAGCGTCACCTCGAACGGTTTCGCCATGCCTTCGCGCACCACCTTCAGCTTCACCGACGTGCCGGGCTTGCCGCGCAAGGGGCCGGGCCCGGCCGCATCGGCGGGCGTGAGGTCCTTGCCGTCGACGGCGATGATCGTGTCGCCCGAACGCAAGCCCGCCTGCGCCGCCGGCGTATCGTCGATCGCGGACACGATCTTCACCGAACCGTCGGGCAAGGTCAGCACTTCGACGCCGATGCCGTCGTAGGCGCCGCTGGTTTCCTCATCGAAGGCCTGCGCGTCGGATTTCTCGAGATAGGCGCTGTGCGGATCGAGGTCGAGCAGCAAACCCTTGATCGCCGACTGCATCAGCTTGTGGTCGTCGACCGGATCGACGTAGGCCTGCTTGATCGCGTCGTACACGCCGACGTAGCGGCGGATCTCAGCCAACGGCACTTTCGTGGTCTCGCTTTCGGCGGCGTCGGGATCGTCGCTGGAGGCAACCGCGTGTTCGCCGTCCGCATCGTTCGGCGGAACCTGTTGCTGCGCCTGCGCATTCGACAGGCCCAACGCGAGCAGGAGGGCGAAAAGGGGAATTCGGCGCATGCAAGCTCCGGGGGAAACGACGCGGTTCCGGTGTCAGACCGTCCGCATGGGCGGGGGTTCCGGCGATTATGCGCGGGAAGCACATGAACAACTCATGTGGGAGGGACTTCAGCCCCGACATGGACGCGCAAGTTTCTGTCGCGGCTAAAGCCGCTCCCACAAACGTTCGCCTAATGCGCGCGCAGCCACGCCGCCGGATCGACCGGGCTGCCGTTGCGGCGCAACTCGAAATACAGCGCCGGCCGGCCCTGGCCGCCGGAATTGCCGACGCTGGCGACCGGGTCGCCGCGGTGCACGTCGTCGCCGACGTCGCGCAGCAGCGCGTCGTTGTAGGCGTACAGGCTCATGCTGCCGTTGCCGTGGTCGACGATGCAGATCAGGCCGTAGCCCGACATCCATTCGGCGAACACCACGCGGCCGTCGGCGACCGCGCGCACCGGCGTGCCGGCCGCCGCGGCGATGAGCAGGCCGGAACTGCGGCGACCGTCCGGCAAGGTGCCACCGAAGCGCGCGATGAGGCTGCCCGACAGCGGCCAGCCGAGGCCGCCGACCTGGATCGGCGCGGCGTTGGCATAAGGCTTGGGTGGTGGCGGAACCGGCTTGCCTTCGCGCTTCGCGGCTTCCGCTTCGCGCGCGGCGCGTGCCGCGGCCTCGCGGCGTTCGCGTTCGGCGCGCGCGGCGGCGGCGCGCAATTGATCCAGTACGCGCTGCAGCGCCTTCGCATCGCGCCCCAGCGCCTGTTCCCGCCCGCGCTGGTCCTGCACTTTCCTGTCGAGTTGCGCGACCAGCGCCGAACGATCGCTGCGGTCGCGGGTGACCTGCGCGAGTTGCGCCGCCTGGCGGCTGCGCGCAGCGTCGAGGTCGCGGCGCGTGGCCACGATCCGCGCTTCGACCTGCTGCACTTCTGCGAGCTCGGCGGACAACACGGAGATCTTCTGCGCGCGTTCCTGTTGCAGGTAGCGATGGTAGGCGAGCAGGCGGTTGGCGTCGGCGACGCGATCCTGCGACAGCATCAGCTTCAACGGCGCGGCATCGCCGATCGTGTATGCGGCGCGCAGCAGGGAAGCGAGTTCCACCTTGCGCTCGCCGAGCGATGCCTGCAACGCCGTGCGCCGGGCCTGCAAGGTGGCGAGGTCGTCGCGGCCCCGCGCGATCTTCGCCTCGGTCTCCTGCAGGGCGCGGCTCGAGCGCCCGACCTGCTCGTCGGCTTCGCGCAATGCGCGGCTGGCGTCGCCGCGCTGGCCCTCGGTACGGCGGCGCTGCGCGGATACGTCCTTCAACTCGCGCTTCACCTTCTCCAGCTTGCGCTGGGTGTCGCCCGTGCCCTGCGCCTGCACGCCGCTGCCGGCGAGCAATACCAACGTCATCGCGAACGCGAGCGCACGGATCGATTTCATCCGGCGTTCGCGAACAGGCTGCGCCCGGTCATCGCGGACGGCGCCGGCAATTGCATCAGGTCGAGCAGCGTGGGCGCGACATCACGCAAGGCGCCGCCGCTGCGCAACTGCACGCCTTCGCGTTCGCCAACGTACACCAGTGGCACCGGGCCGACCGTGTGCGCGGTATGCGGTTGCCCGGTGGCGGGATCGCGCATCATCTCGAGGTTGCCGTGGTCGGCGGTGATGACCAGCGCGCCGTACACCGCGCGCACCGCATCGGTGATCGCGCCGATGGCCGCGTCCACCGCTTCGGCGGCACGGATCGCGGCGCCGAGGTCGCCGGTATGCCCGACCATGTCGGGATTGGCGAGGTTGCACACGACGAGGTCGAAGCGTTGCGCGCGGATCGCTTCGACGAGTTTTTCCGTGACTTCGGCGACGCTCATTTCCGGCTGCAGGTCGTAGGTCGCGACCTTGGGGCTCGGCACCAGGATGCGTTCCTCGCCCGGATACGGCGCCTCGCGCCCACCGCCGAAGAAGAAGGTGACGTGCGCGTACTTCTCGGTTTCGGCGATGCGCAATTGCGTCATGCCTCGCGCGGACACGAGTTCGCCCAGTGTGTCGTGCAGGTCGTCCGGCGCGAACGCCACCGGCGCCGGCAATTTCGCGTCGTATTCGGTGAGACAGACGAAGCGCGACAGCCGCGGGCGACGCGCCTCGAAGCCGTTGAATGCCGGATCGACGAACGCGGCGCTGAGCTGGCGCGCACGGTCGGCGCGGAAATTCATGAACACGATCGCATCGCCGTCCTCGACCCGCGCGCCGTCGCCGACCACCGTCGGCAGCACGAATTCATCGGTCTCGCCGCGCGCATAGGCTTCCTCCAGCGCGAGCAGCGCATCGGGCACGTGCAATTCGCTGCGCGCATCGACGATGGCGTCCCATGCGCGGCGCACGCGATCCCAGCGATGGTCGCGATCCATCGCGTAGTAGCGACCGCAGACCGTGGCGATGGCGGCATTGCCGTTCGCAACGCAAGCCGCCTGCAGCGCACGCAGGCTGGCTTCCGCGGATTTCGGAGGCATGTCGCGGCCGTCGAGGAAGGCATGCACCGCGACCTGCGGCACGCGTTCCCGGCGCGCGAGTTCCAGCATGGCGAAAATGTGCGCTTCGTGGCTGTGCACGCCGCCGGGCGAAAGCAGGCCCATCACGTGCAGGGTGCGCCCGGACTCGCGCGCCGCGGCGCAGGCCGCGCGCAATTCCTCGTTGGCGAAGAAGCTGCCGTCCTCGATCGCGGCGTCGATCCGCGTGAGGTCCTGGTAGACGATGCGCCCGGCGCCGAGGTTCATGTGCCCGACTTCGGAATTGCCCATCTGACCGTCCGGCAGGCCGACATGGCGACCTTCGGTGTGGACGAGCGTGTGCGGGCATTCGGACCAGAGCTTGCGCCAGTGCGGCAGTTCGGCCTGGGCCAGCGCGTTGTCGGCGGGATCCTCGCGATGGCCCCAGCCGTCCAGGATCAGCAACACGACGGGTTTGGGGCGGGCTGCGACCACGACGAAAGTCCCGGTGACCGATGACGGCTGAAGATTGTAGCCGCGCGGCGCACACTGCCGGCTGTCGGCGCAATCGCGATTCCGGCTTAAACCGTTCGCGCCTTCGCCGCATCCTCTTCCCCGAGTCCCCACGTGAGTCCGCCATGATCCGCACCCGCCTTGCCCTGTGCCTGCTCCTCGCCGCCGCCACGCCCGCCTTCGCCGACGGGCAGGACGTCGACAAGGTCAACGGCAGCATCAGCATCGACGCCACCCAGCAGGCCGGCGACCTCGATACCGTGAACGGCAGCATCCGCATCGGCGCCAACGCCACCACCGGCGACGCCAGCACCGTCAACGGCGGCATCCAGCTCGCCGACGGCGCCCATACCGGCGCGCTGGAAACCGTCAACGGCAGCATCCGCGCCGGCGGCGGCATGGTCGTCGACGGCAGCGTGGAAACCGTCAACGGCAGCATCTTCTTCGACCGCGGCAGCCGCATTTCCAAGGGCGTGAGCACCGTGAACGGCGCCATCGGCCTGGTGTCCACCGAACTCGGCGGCGGCATCGAGACGGTGAACGGCGACATCACCGTCGGCATCGGTTCGCACGTCAAGGGCGGGATCAAGGTCGAGAAGCCGACCAGCAGCTGGCTCAACATCCACATGGGCAAGCCCAAGCCGCCACGCATCATCATCGGCCCGAACGCGGTGGTCGACGGTCCGCTGGTGTTCGAACGCGAGGTCAAGCTGTACGTGCATGCGACCGCGAAGACCGGTCCGATCACCGGCGCGACCGCGGTGCGCTTCGACACGCCGACCGCGCCGCAGGACTGATCCTCCCCTTTTGTGGGAGCGGCTTTAGCCGCGACACTCTTTCGCGAGCTTTAGTCGCGGCTAAAGCCGCTCCCACAGGCTAGACTCGGGATTCCACGCAAGAGGAGCCCCGCATGCCACGCATCCTTCCCCTGTGCGCCGCCGTCGCGGCATTCGCGCTGGCGGCCTGCCAGCGCGAGGCGCCGGCGCCCGCCGCGACAGCGCCCGCGCCACAACCGACGGCGAACGCCGCTCCCGCATATGCGTTCTCGCCCGACATCAACGCCGCGGACTTCGCCGAACTCGACAAGACCTTGTCGTCGGATGCGTTCGAAGGCCGCGGTCCCGGCACGCCCGGCGAAGACAAGTCGGTCGAGTACATCAAGTCGCAGATGCAGCGCATGGGCCTCAAGCCCGGCAACAACGGCGACTGGTTCCAGACCGTGCCGATGGTCGAGACCACCGCCGATCCGAACACCACGCTCACGCTCACCGTCGACGGCAAGCCGCGCACGCTGAAGTTCGGCGACGACATGGTGATCGGCACCACCACCGGCCAGAAGGAAATCGACATCAAGGACAGCCCGCTGGTGTTCGTCGGCTATGGCGTGGATGCCCCGGAACAGCACTGGAACGACTACGCCGGCCTCGACGTGAAGGGCAAGACCGTGGTGATGCTGGTCAACGATCCCGGCTTCCACGTCCACGACGCAAGCCTGTTCGAAGGCAAGCGCATGACCTACTACGGGCGCTGGACCTACAAGTTCGAGGAAGCCGCGCGCCAGGGCGCCGCTGCCGCGATCATCATCCACGACACCGAAGGCGCGTCCTACGGCTGGGACGTGGTGCGCAATTCCTGGTCGGGCGCGCAATACGACCTGCCGGCGAAGGACGACCCGAACCCGCGCGTGCCGGCGCAGGGCTGGATCACCGGCGAGCAGGCCAAGTCCCTGTTCGCCGACGCCGGCCTCGACCTCGACAAGCTGCGCGCCGCCGCGAACAAGCGCGGCTTCAAGGCCGTGCCGATGAACGCCACGTTGTCGCTCGACCTCAAGAGCACCACGGTCGACAAACAGTCGCGCAACGTGGTCGGCATCCTGCCCGGCAGCGAGCATCCGGACGAAGCCGTCGTGTACATGGCGCACTGGGACCACCTCGGCAAGCACGACAGCGAACAGACGCCCGACGGCAAGACCGACGTGATCTACAACGGCGCGGTCGACAACGGCACCGGCGTGTCCGGCATCCTCGAGATCGCCGGCAAGTTCGCCGGCGCGCCGACGCCGCCCAAGCGCTCGGTGCTGTTCGTCGCGGTGACGCTGGAGGAATCGGGCCTGTTGGGTTCCGAGTACTACGTCGCGCACCCGGCGATCCCGCTCGACAAGACCGTCGCGGTGGTCAACCTCGACGCGCTGTCGCCGATCGGCAAGAGCCGCGACATCACCGTGGTCGGCATGGGCAGTTCTGAACTCGAGGACATCCTCAAGCCGATCGCGTTGCAGCAGGGCATGACCATGCACGCCGAATCGCGGCCTGAAGCCGGTTCCTACTTCCGCTCCGACCACTTCAACTTCGCCAAGGCCGGCGTACCGGCGCTGTACGTCGACAGCGGCGAGGACCTGGTCGACGGCGGCACCGCCGCGGGCGAGGCCGCGAACAAGGACTACAACGATCACCGCTACCACAAGCCCGGCGACCAGTACGACGCGGCGACGTGGAAGCTGGACGGCATCCTCGCGGTGCTGGATTCGGTCTACGGCGTCGGCGAGCAACTCGCGAACGACGACGCATGGCCGAACTGGTACAAGACCAACCCGTTCCGCGCCGCCCGCGACAAGATGATGGCGGCGAAGTCGGCCGCGCCAGCGAAGTAAGTGCTTTTTCCTCCCCCCTCGCGGGGGAGGATGCCCGCAGGGCAGGAGAGGGGGCATCCGACATGTCCCCTCTCCCGGCGCTACGCGCCACCACACCCCGGCCTGTCGGCTTGCATGCCGACAGGCGTTCGCGGGCTCGCGGCTTGCGCCGCTCGAAATCCCCACTCACCCCACAAAGGGGAGAGGGGAAATGCATCGGAAATTCGGAGTAGGCTGCCGCCACCATCCGCGCAAGGGGAAGTGCAATGGCCATGCTCGCCTCGCTCTGGTTGCCGATCCTGCTGTCCGCCGTCGCCGTGTTCGTCGCCAGCAGCCTGATCCACATGCTGTTCAAGTGGCACAACCGCGACTACCGCAAGCTGCCCAACGAGGATGCC
This genomic window contains:
- a CDS encoding nucleoside triphosphate pyrophosphohydrolase family protein; this encodes MKFSDLEKSALQLNDLYEQLETKRWGRAWTTQELALGFMGDVGDLAKLIQANAGIRDIDDCKAKLGHELSDCLWSILVLAHKCGIDLETEFARNTRELSEYVSGELDT
- a CDS encoding OmpP1/FadL family transporter, producing the protein MSNASRFTQFSALAIGIAGALAFGQAHASGFQLRENSVKNLGRSQAGTAVANGDAAVVSNNPGAMGFIDQNTVQADVTVIDLTAKFDGSAHNALGMPVSGGNGGDPGDATPVPAIAAVFPMHGALEKLTLGASVSAPFGLKTEYDSDWVGRYNAVTSDVKTVDLTLSAAVKLDPRFSVGLGFIYEKADVTLSEMVDYGLIMASAGIPGAIPGTADGLAKVSGDSHGFGWVAGFEWRPTDRFAIGYSHRSEIDQDIKGDATFNAPASFAGTQPLFRQMAAQCMLAPAGNPCYAQLPTLLALGNGFVPTNASAALTTPSTDTLSLRYDFTDSFRLMGDVQRTDWHSLKSVDIHFENPYQAPSSEGFEWRDSTLVSLGAEWDINPAWTLRGGVAKDETPTHDDTRTPRLPDNDRTLLSVGVTWHATDALSIDAAYQHISIKSPSIDAFTSLGTELTGDFHGHADLFGVAAQYRF
- a CDS encoding rhomboid family intramembrane serine protease; translation: MFVSLPRRHRPSLRWACPLLFGLLWLAFFWYSTRAPAAQQALLQAWGALDGGPGTRLDLQAVLRLFTALFLHAGWAHLLGNLVFLLIFGLPAEKVLGPWRFLLLFLIGGAIANLAAVLVLAGPRSIIIGASGAISALIGAYLALFPNARLGVVLPLGLFLEFVRAPASLLIGIWALLQVVFAYIGPAFGMVAWAAHVAGFLFGGVFALLVRRAVERRLRRQKSY
- a CDS encoding DUF1820 family protein, with product MRKPLYKVTFLNAGRVYELYAKHVAASSLWGFTEVSDLVFDARDGVVVDPTEERLRDEFGGTRVLHLPMQSIVRVEEVEKKGQSAIRDAATGETVVTPFPLPAKPR
- a CDS encoding S41 family peptidase encodes the protein MRRIPLFALLLALGLSNAQAQQQVPPNDADGEHAVASSDDPDAAESETTKVPLAEIRRYVGVYDAIKQAYVDPVDDHKLMQSAIKGLLLDLDPHSAYLEKSDAQAFDEETSGAYDGIGVEVLTLPDGSVKIVSAIDDTPAAQAGLRSGDTIIAVDGKDLTPADAAGPGPLRGKPGTSVKLKVVREGMAKPFEVTLKRDTIRVASVRSRMLEPGYGYIRISEFQTDTAADFEKNLDKLQAQSGGKLRGLVLDLRSNPGGLLTSAVQIADDLLDSGVIVSTRGRMPGNDATFRATPGDRMHGAPVVALVDAGSASATEVLSGALRDLHRAKIVGSRTFGKGLVQTLLPLDNGDSVKLTTARYYTPSGKSIQGVGIVPDVTLVPDKATAEKEAEDGDMPYTEASLPGHLQGEDEDDAGTNAGDVLPGDAPITAALQELKKPVAQAAVSPKG
- a CDS encoding murein hydrolase activator EnvC family protein codes for the protein MKSIRALAFAMTLVLLAGSGVQAQGTGDTQRKLEKVKRELKDVSAQRRRTEGQRGDASRALREADEQVGRSSRALQETEAKIARGRDDLATLQARRTALQASLGERKVELASLLRAAYTIGDAAPLKLMLSQDRVADANRLLAYHRYLQQERAQKISVLSAELAEVQQVEARIVATRRDLDAARSRQAAQLAQVTRDRSDRSALVAQLDRKVQDQRGREQALGRDAKALQRVLDQLRAAAARAERERREAAARAAREAEAAKREGKPVPPPPKPYANAAPIQVGGLGWPLSGSLIARFGGTLPDGRRSSGLLIAAAAGTPVRAVADGRVVFAEWMSGYGLICIVDHGNGSMSLYAYNDALLRDVGDDVHRGDPVASVGNSGGQGRPALYFELRRNGSPVDPAAWLRAH
- the gpmI gene encoding 2,3-bisphosphoglycerate-independent phosphoglycerate mutase, with protein sequence MLLILDGWGHREDPADNALAQAELPHWRKLWSECPHTLVHTEGRHVGLPDGQMGNSEVGHMNLGAGRIVYQDLTRIDAAIEDGSFFANEELRAACAAARESGRTLHVMGLLSPGGVHSHEAHIFAMLELARRERVPQVAVHAFLDGRDMPPKSAEASLRALQAACVANGNAAIATVCGRYYAMDRDHRWDRVRRAWDAIVDARSELHVPDALLALEEAYARGETDEFVLPTVVGDGARVEDGDAIVFMNFRADRARQLSAAFVDPAFNGFEARRPRLSRFVCLTEYDAKLPAPVAFAPDDLHDTLGELVSARGMTQLRIAETEKYAHVTFFFGGGREAPYPGEERILVPSPKVATYDLQPEMSVAEVTEKLVEAIRAQRFDLVVCNLANPDMVGHTGDLGAAIRAAEAVDAAIGAITDAVRAVYGALVITADHGNLEMMRDPATGQPHTAHTVGPVPLVYVGEREGVQLRSGGALRDVAPTLLDLMQLPAPSAMTGRSLFANAG
- a CDS encoding DUF4097 family beta strand repeat-containing protein, producing MRTRLALCLLLAAATPAFADGQDVDKVNGSISIDATQQAGDLDTVNGSIRIGANATTGDASTVNGGIQLADGAHTGALETVNGSIRAGGGMVVDGSVETVNGSIFFDRGSRISKGVSTVNGAIGLVSTELGGGIETVNGDITVGIGSHVKGGIKVEKPTSSWLNIHMGKPKPPRIIIGPNAVVDGPLVFEREVKLYVHATAKTGPITGATAVRFDTPTAPQD
- a CDS encoding M28 family metallopeptidase, which encodes MPRILPLCAAVAAFALAACQREAPAPAATAPAPQPTANAAPAYAFSPDINAADFAELDKTLSSDAFEGRGPGTPGEDKSVEYIKSQMQRMGLKPGNNGDWFQTVPMVETTADPNTTLTLTVDGKPRTLKFGDDMVIGTTTGQKEIDIKDSPLVFVGYGVDAPEQHWNDYAGLDVKGKTVVMLVNDPGFHVHDASLFEGKRMTYYGRWTYKFEEAARQGAAAAIIIHDTEGASYGWDVVRNSWSGAQYDLPAKDDPNPRVPAQGWITGEQAKSLFADAGLDLDKLRAAANKRGFKAVPMNATLSLDLKSTTVDKQSRNVVGILPGSEHPDEAVVYMAHWDHLGKHDSEQTPDGKTDVIYNGAVDNGTGVSGILEIAGKFAGAPTPPKRSVLFVAVTLEESGLLGSEYYVAHPAIPLDKTVAVVNLDALSPIGKSRDITVVGMGSSELEDILKPIALQQGMTMHAESRPEAGSYFRSDHFNFAKAGVPALYVDSGEDLVDGGTAAGEAANKDYNDHRYHKPGDQYDAATWKLDGILAVLDSVYGVGEQLANDDAWPNWYKTNPFRAARDKMMAAKSAAPAK